One region of Megalopta genalis isolate 19385.01 chromosome 15, iyMegGena1_principal, whole genome shotgun sequence genomic DNA includes:
- the LOC117219581 gene encoding uncharacterized protein LOC117219581: MAADTVALSALTLARGDKILVTVESALPDIVVVSFVHGAKCFQGALLDATKRGLPCGVQPPEPVPDPDGDKLATIAARFSYFQERSSSSLATAKVDLRRNINPPARYKNARPTVRLRPRQVLCSKCRSICNENSENVDVSRKRKHDEHQPEHQQPQQQQVTGHGSTRRSDRRCGQQPQKASRILFSECQSENITESSHQPTKSSSSSALSPDSSKLAPSLIPKISRLQPNEINNATQGTEKVKIAPSYWNNRREAGGSSVNALEPTEERMESTDCDSNPSMAYCATPRRLSSSSVESAKIPEEDEKKTFAAADSTMRPRAGRVPRKKRSVGSMEDLWDETVFEDPTRTARTTPVIKISFGAQGEGTVLKIPSKIQDPEYEQETDEAEDAQNEAERDPLELPRTFENEYDYREDCEEDGQEQVDPQKQGVKDASAKAAKRALKKAKKEARRKMLGGVSPARSPCNGSPRYNSTFDSLSYHRRKHKVKHKKKHKEDRKHKSQQQAPQQPCLETTTTENQQNWNVLPGSESYTAIKEQCLKQKLSISLKRLNTNAYARCDYPVSNASSGCKSPGASSDELSEQEPEVDAGETAPDFPPQSHPLMMRLAATPVEHCLTANGRRMDVGDVVWGKIHGFPWWPGKVLSITVSCKEDGTSSGPQAHVAWYGSSTSSLMSCDQLSPFLETFKTRYNKKKRGPYKEAIRQAQNEARSQITPNSTSSVLNVCGSPREVNVLS, from the exons GGGCCTCCCCTGTGGTGTACAGCCTCCGGAACCGGTGCCAGATCCCGATGGCGACAAGCTGGCGACGATCGCGGCCCGTTTCAGCTACTTTCAGGAGCGAAGTAGCAGCTCGCTGGCCACTGCCAAAGTCGATCTCCGAAGGAACATTAACCCGCCAGCCAGGTACAAGAATGCACGACCGACGGTCAGGCTCAGGCCGCGGCAGGTGCTCTGCAGCAAGTGCAGATCGATctgcaacgagaacagcgagaacgtCGACGTCAGCCGGAAACGGAAGCACGACGAGCACCAGCCGGAGCACCAGCAGCCGCAGCAACAACAG GTGACCGGTCATGGATCGACGAGAAGAAGCGATCGTCGTTGCGGCCAGCAGCCGCAAAAAGCCTCGAGAATACTGTTCTCCGAATGTCAGTCTGAAAACATCACAGAGTCTTCCCATCAGCCAACAAaatcctcgtcgtcgtcggcttTGAGCCCCGACTCGTCGAAGCTAGCACCGTCTCTCATACCCAAAATCTCGAGACTCCAGCCGAACGAGATCAATAACGCCACACAGGGAACCG AAAAGGTGAAGATCGCCCCGTCCTATTGGAACAACCGACGGGAAGCAGGTGGATCTTCGGTGAATGCGTTGGAGCCGACGGAGGAGCGGATGGAGTCGACGGATTGTGACAGTAATCCGTCGATGGCGTATTGTGCCACGCCCAGAAGGCTCAGCAGTTCATCTGTAGAGAGCGCGAAGATCCCTGAAGAGGACGAGAAGAAGACGTTCGCGGCGGCAGACTCGACGATGAGGCCACGAGCGGGACGGGTACCGCGAAAGAAGCGGTCGGTTGGTTCGATGGAGGACCTCTGGGACGAAACCGTGTTCGAAGATCCGACCAGGACAGCCAGGACCACGCCGGTCATTAAAATCTCGTTTGGCGCGCAAGGGGAGGGCACCGTCCTCAAGATACCCTCGAAGATACAAGATCCGGAGTACGAGCAGGAAACGGACGAGGCGGAGGACGCGCAAAACGAGGCCGAGAGGGACCCGCTGGAGTTGCCCAGAACCTTCGAGAATGAGTACGATTACCGTGAAGACTGCGAGGAAGATGGCCAGGAGCAGGTTGATCCTCAGAAGCAGGGAGTCAAGGACGCCAGCGCGAAGGCAGCGAAGCGGGCGCTGAAGAAGGCCAAGAAGGAGGCCAGGAGAAAAATGCTGGGAGGTGTTTCACCTGCCAGGTCGCCATGCAATGGATCGCCAAG ATACAATTCCACCTTCGACAGTCTATCGTATCACCGTCGCAAACATAAAGTGAAGCATAAAAAGAAACACAAGGAGGACAGGAAGCATAAGAGTCAACAGCAGGCGCCTCAGCAGCCATGTCTCGAGACGACGACTACGGAGAACCAACAGAATTGGAACGTATTGCCGGGTAGCGAGTCGTATACAGCCATAAAGGAGCAGTGCCTCAAGCAGAAGTTGTCCATATCCCTGAAGAGATTAAATACAAACGCGTACGCCAGATGCGACTACCCTGTCAGCAACGCGTCCTCCGGCTGCAAGAGTCCTGGTGCGAGCAGTGACGAGCTCAGCGAACAGGAACCCGAGGTGGATGCCGGAGAAACTGCACCTGACTTCCCCCCGCAGTCCCATCCTCTCATGATGCGACTCGCTGCAACTCCTGTTGAGCATTGCCTCACGGCCAACGGCAGAAGAATGGACGTCGGTGATGTCGTGTGGGGAAAAATCCATGGGTTCCCTTGGTGGCCTGGGAAG GTTCTTAGTAtcacggtttcttgtaaagaagATGGCACTTCATCTGGACCCCAGGCCCACGTCGCTTGGTATGGTTCCTCGACGAGTTCTTTGATGTCGTGTGATCAGCTGAGTCCATTTTTAGAGACGTTCAAG ACAcggtacaacaagaagaaaAGGGGGCCGTACAAGGAGGCGATACGGCAGGCACAAAACGAGGCCCGAAGTCAGATCACGCCTAACTCGACGAGCAGCGTGCTAAACGTGTGCGGCTCGCCGCGTGAGGTGAACGTCCTCTCCTAA